Proteins from a single region of Methanoculleus taiwanensis:
- a CDS encoding Tfx family DNA-binding protein, whose amino-acid sequence MKQGLLTDRQKEVLRYRRKGLTQQQIAEIIRTSKANVCTIEKAALENISRARETIEFLYTLDAAHLCTLKAGTDLLKTPEIIYDEAEKVGIKVKYDTISLINRLRDSNPERFRARYIREDVEVYINEDGELYFG is encoded by the coding sequence ACCGACCGTCAGAAGGAAGTTTTGCGATACCGCAGGAAGGGTCTCACCCAGCAGCAGATTGCCGAGATCATCAGAACCTCGAAGGCAAATGTCTGCACCATCGAAAAAGCTGCTCTTGAGAATATCTCACGTGCACGGGAGACGATAGAGTTTCTCTATACGCTCGATGCGGCGCACCTCTGTACTCTCAAGGCGGGCACGGACCTCTTAAAGACTCCGGAGATCATCTACGACGAAGCCGAAAAGGTGGGTATCAAAGTCAAGTACGATACTATCTCCCTCATCAACAGGCTCCGCGACTCGAACCCCGAGCGGTTCAGAGCCCGGTACATCCGCGAGGACGTTGAGGTCTACATCAACGAAGACGGTGAACTCTACTTCGGATGA
- a CDS encoding 50S ribosomal protein L3 produces MPKINRPRRGSLAYSPRKRAKSPVPKYGAWPEYNGTPMVQGFAGYKVGMTHLVMVDDHKNSPTEGKDVTVPVTVIEVPPMKVAGVRAYTSDTYGKHALTEAWSDSLDEELGRRINMPKNHDRAAAIDAMKAAVEAGKVVEIYALAYTQPSGLTGVPKKVPDLMEMRISGGSIADQLAYATDLLGKEVGISGIIETGAFVDVTAITTGKGTQGPVKRWGIQVRKRKHSRGGKKRHIGNLGPWTPHHVRWQVPQMGQCGYHQRTEFNKRILKVGNNGDEITPAGGFLHYGMVRGPYVLVKGSVPGPTKRLVRLRSAIRQGEHAARTPAINFVSVQSKQG; encoded by the coding sequence ATGCCGAAGATAAACAGGCCACGCAGAGGATCCCTCGCATACAGTCCCAGAAAGCGTGCAAAGAGCCCGGTTCCGAAGTACGGTGCCTGGCCCGAGTACAACGGGACCCCGATGGTGCAGGGATTTGCCGGGTACAAAGTTGGTATGACTCACCTTGTCATGGTGGACGACCATAAGAACAGTCCTACCGAAGGCAAAGATGTGACGGTACCGGTGACGGTTATTGAAGTACCCCCCATGAAAGTGGCGGGTGTACGTGCTTACACGAGCGATACATACGGCAAGCACGCGCTGACCGAGGCCTGGTCCGACTCTCTCGACGAGGAGCTCGGCCGCCGGATCAACATGCCGAAGAACCACGATCGCGCCGCCGCTATCGACGCCATGAAGGCAGCGGTCGAGGCGGGCAAGGTCGTTGAGATCTATGCTCTGGCATATACGCAGCCCTCCGGGCTCACCGGTGTTCCGAAGAAAGTGCCCGACCTTATGGAGATGCGGATCTCCGGAGGCAGCATTGCGGATCAGCTCGCCTATGCGACCGATCTCCTCGGTAAAGAGGTCGGCATCTCCGGGATCATCGAGACCGGTGCATTCGTCGACGTCACCGCCATCACCACCGGAAAGGGTACCCAGGGTCCGGTTAAGCGCTGGGGCATCCAGGTGCGCAAGCGCAAACACTCCCGCGGCGGCAAGAAGCGCCATATTGGAAACCTTGGGCCGTGGACACCACACCACGTCCGGTGGCAGGTTCCCCAGATGGGTCAGTGCGGCTACCACCAGCGGACCGAGTTCAACAAGCGCATCCTGAAAGTAGGCAACAACGGCGATGAGATCACGCCTGCAGGGGGTTTCCTCCACTATGGTATGGTTCGCGGCCCGTACGTCCTTGTCAAGGGATCGGTTCCCGGACCGACAAAGCGGCTTGTACGGCTGAGATCTGCAATCCGGCAGGGTGAGCATGCGGCACGGACGCCGGCGATCAACTTCGTCAGTGTCCAGAGCAAGCAGGGGTGA
- the rpl4p gene encoding 50S ribosomal protein L4 — MKAYIRTLKGERAEDIDLPSVFAEEYRPDLIKRAVLALQSTRFQPHGTNPYAGLRTSAASWGSGRGVAQVPRLKNGSRVARIPQAVGGRAAHPPKVEKILVKQINQKEKQKALRSAIAATVCTDLVRERGHLFEGDLPLVLEDQFEGLTRTSDVIAALTAVGIYADVERAKSSKKVRAGRGTMRGRRYKQRKSVLIVTGDQPLRAARNLAGVDSVTVNQLNTELLAPGTQAGRLTLWTASALRKLEGY; from the coding sequence ATGAAGGCATACATTAGAACACTGAAGGGAGAGCGTGCAGAGGATATCGATCTTCCTAGCGTCTTCGCGGAAGAGTACAGACCAGACCTGATTAAGCGGGCAGTTCTTGCACTCCAGAGCACCCGGTTCCAGCCGCACGGAACGAATCCGTATGCCGGCCTCCGGACATCTGCAGCATCCTGGGGAAGCGGCCGTGGTGTCGCCCAGGTTCCGAGGCTGAAGAACGGTAGCAGGGTTGCCCGGATTCCACAGGCTGTGGGAGGACGAGCGGCTCACCCGCCGAAGGTCGAGAAGATCCTCGTCAAGCAGATAAACCAGAAAGAGAAACAGAAGGCTCTTCGCTCTGCTATTGCAGCTACAGTCTGTACCGACCTCGTTCGCGAGCGCGGGCACCTGTTCGAGGGAGACCTCCCGCTGGTTCTCGAAGACCAGTTTGAAGGACTCACCCGCACGAGCGATGTCATTGCAGCCCTCACCGCCGTTGGTATCTACGCCGATGTCGAGCGCGCAAAGAGCAGCAAGAAGGTCAGGGCAGGCCGGGGTACCATGCGTGGCCGCCGCTACAAGCAGCGAAAGAGTGTCCTGATCGTCACGGGAGACCAGCCGCTCCGCGCCGCCCGGAACCTTGCCGGTGTCGACTCCGTCACAGTGAACCAGCTGAACACGGAACTCTTAGCACCCGGCACCCAGGCAGGCCGCCTGACTCTCTGGACGGCTTCCGCCCTGCGGAAACTGGAGGGATACTAA
- a CDS encoding 50S ribosomal protein L23 → MVLKHPFVTEKATMMLENESKLQFLVKNDASKQDIKRDLEKSFGKEVTQVRTMMTMKGRKKAIVSFADEKAAEEILSRLGIM, encoded by the coding sequence ATGGTACTGAAACATCCGTTTGTCACTGAAAAAGCGACGATGATGCTTGAGAACGAGAGCAAACTTCAGTTTCTGGTAAAAAACGACGCATCCAAGCAGGATATCAAGCGCGATCTTGAGAAGTCGTTCGGAAAGGAAGTCACGCAGGTTCGGACGATGATGACCATGAAGGGCCGGAAGAAGGCCATCGTGAGTTTTGCGGACGAAAAAGCCGCTGAAGAGATTCTCAGCCGGCTTGGCATAATGTAA
- a CDS encoding 50S ribosomal protein L2 — protein sequence MAHRIIAQSRGKGGPTYRAPSHRYKAALRHLGSNTITVKGRVIDIEHDPARHTPIALVKLESGSKEYMLVTEGLGVGDEVAWGADVEMKNGNTLPLRSIPVGAYVCNIEARPNDGGKFVRSSGVQALIIGKSDDGRVGVRMPSGKNKWFNGVCMATVGIVAGGGRSEKPFVKAGKKHHHVKSSAEKWPRVKGVCMNVIDHPFGGGGHQHCGRPKTVARGTSPGRKVGSIAARRTGKWKK from the coding sequence ATGGCACATCGAATTATTGCACAGAGCCGTGGTAAGGGCGGCCCGACATACCGGGCGCCTTCGCACCGGTATAAAGCTGCCCTGCGGCACCTGGGATCCAACACCATAACCGTAAAAGGGCGCGTCATCGACATCGAACACGATCCGGCACGCCACACACCGATTGCCCTGGTGAAACTCGAGAGCGGGAGCAAGGAGTACATGCTCGTTACCGAGGGTCTCGGCGTCGGTGACGAGGTAGCCTGGGGTGCTGATGTTGAGATGAAGAATGGAAATACGCTGCCGCTTCGGTCGATCCCGGTCGGGGCGTACGTCTGCAACATCGAGGCACGGCCGAACGACGGTGGCAAATTTGTTCGTTCGAGCGGTGTTCAGGCACTCATCATCGGTAAGTCCGACGACGGCAGAGTCGGCGTTCGGATGCCGAGCGGGAAGAACAAGTGGTTCAACGGTGTCTGCATGGCGACGGTCGGTATCGTTGCCGGTGGCGGACGAAGTGAAAAGCCGTTCGTCAAGGCAGGTAAGAAGCACCACCACGTCAAGTCCTCCGCAGAGAAGTGGCCGCGCGTGAAAGGTGTCTGCATGAACGTCATCGACCACCCGTTCGGTGGCGGTGGCCACCAGCACTGCGGCCGGCCGAAGACCGTTGCACGCGGTACCTCCCCGGGAAGAAAGGTCGGATCGATCGCCGCCCGGAGAACCGGCAAGTGGAAGAAGTGA
- a CDS encoding 30S ribosomal protein S19: protein MAKKTQKRLPRRREEFTYRGLSIEDLQGMGISELMPLMPSRARRKFERGFSKGHEKLLSEIRAGDENIRTHLRDMVIIPEMIGKTIEVYNGKDFVKVEIQPEAVFHYLGEFALTRRRVSHGSAGIGATRSSKYVPLK from the coding sequence ATGGCAAAGAAGACACAGAAGAGATTACCGAGACGGCGGGAGGAGTTCACCTACCGCGGTCTCTCTATCGAGGATCTGCAGGGTATGGGCATCTCGGAACTGATGCCCCTCATGCCCTCCCGTGCCCGCCGGAAGTTCGAGCGTGGTTTCTCGAAGGGGCATGAAAAGCTCCTCTCCGAGATCCGGGCCGGCGATGAGAATATCCGGACGCACCTTCGGGACATGGTTATCATCCCCGAGATGATTGGAAAGACGATTGAGGTCTATAACGGAAAGGATTTCGTGAAAGTAGAGATCCAGCCCGAGGCCGTCTTCCACTACCTCGGTGAATTCGCACTGACCCGCAGGAGAGTTTCGCACGGTAGTGCCGGTATCGGTGCAACCCGGTCGAGTAAGTATGTACCGTTGAAGTGA
- a CDS encoding 50S ribosomal protein L22 codes for MARTDYSVQEKGETTARVKANELPVSPKHSIEIARFIKNRNTVEARAYLADVVALKKAIPFKRFNRNVAHKRGLDKWDGGRYPVKAATAYIKLLESVEKNAEYIGLDATKLVITHAAANRGRGFKAFFPRAMGRATPKRRETVNIELIVTEVE; via the coding sequence ATGGCAAGGACGGATTATTCGGTTCAGGAAAAGGGCGAGACCACTGCACGGGTAAAAGCAAACGAGCTGCCCGTATCGCCCAAGCACTCCATTGAGATTGCCAGGTTCATCAAGAACAGGAACACTGTCGAAGCGCGGGCATACCTCGCTGACGTTGTGGCGCTGAAGAAGGCGATCCCCTTCAAGCGGTTCAACCGGAACGTCGCCCACAAGCGCGGTCTTGACAAGTGGGACGGCGGCCGTTACCCCGTGAAGGCGGCAACGGCATACATCAAGCTGCTCGAGTCGGTCGAGAAGAACGCCGAGTACATCGGCCTTGATGCAACGAAGCTCGTCATCACCCATGCCGCTGCAAACCGGGGTCGTGGGTTTAAGGCCTTCTTCCCCCGTGCGATGGGTCGCGCGACCCCGAAGCGCCGGGAGACCGTGAACATCGAACTCATCGTCACCGAGGTGGAGTGA
- a CDS encoding 30S ribosomal protein S3, with protein MAVEKKFISDGVRKVCVEKYFAHELKRAGYGGMDITRTPLGTQVTIWAEKPGIVIGKGGKQVRQITQDLATEYGIESPQVEVQQVQNPNFNAQIMAERLANALERGWYFRKAGQSTIRRVMDAGALGCEVIIAGKLTGARARTQKFVEGYIKHCGEPSETIVEKGYAIAIKKLGLIGVQVKIVPPDARMPDTFEVLPPTKKKTPEPVVEVEEVGDEFEEELVESIEDVYMEER; from the coding sequence ATGGCAGTAGAGAAGAAATTCATCAGTGACGGCGTTCGTAAGGTCTGTGTGGAGAAGTACTTCGCACACGAGCTGAAGCGCGCCGGCTATGGCGGTATGGATATTACCCGGACGCCTCTCGGCACCCAGGTGACTATCTGGGCAGAGAAGCCCGGTATCGTTATCGGGAAGGGCGGAAAGCAGGTGCGCCAGATCACCCAGGATCTCGCCACCGAGTACGGTATCGAGTCGCCGCAGGTGGAAGTTCAGCAGGTGCAGAACCCGAACTTCAACGCACAGATCATGGCCGAACGCCTGGCAAACGCCCTCGAGCGTGGCTGGTACTTCAGAAAGGCCGGTCAGAGCACTATCCGGCGCGTCATGGATGCAGGAGCGCTCGGTTGCGAGGTCATCATCGCCGGTAAGCTGACCGGTGCCCGTGCCCGGACACAGAAGTTCGTCGAGGGCTACATCAAGCACTGCGGCGAACCGAGTGAGACCATCGTCGAGAAGGGTTACGCAATCGCCATCAAGAAACTCGGTCTTATCGGCGTACAGGTCAAGATCGTGCCTCCGGATGCACGTATGCCCGACACTTTCGAGGTTCTTCCTCCTACCAAGAAGAAGACTCCCGAGCCGGTCGTTGAGGTCGAGGAAGTCGGCGACGAGTTTGAGGAAGAACTTGTAGAGTCCATCGAGGACGTGTACATGGAGGAGAGATAG
- the rpmC gene encoding 50S ribosomal protein L29 gives MAIFRAEEVHQLSDVELQEQGQKLQLELVQERGKVSAGGATENPGRIREIRRTIARIKTEQNSRRRA, from the coding sequence ATGGCAATCTTTCGAGCAGAGGAAGTGCACCAGCTCTCCGATGTCGAACTCCAGGAACAGGGGCAGAAGCTGCAGCTCGAGCTCGTGCAGGAGCGCGGCAAGGTCAGCGCTGGTGGTGCCACGGAGAACCCCGGACGGATACGTGAGATCAGGAGAACGATTGCACGTATCAAGACCGAGCAGAACAGCAGGAGAAGGGCATGA
- a CDS encoding ribonuclease P protein component 1 gives MISPQNVLRHELIGMNVLVVGASNKSLVGLSGRIIDETRNTLVIATERGEKRIQKRYSILQIRLPGGDLVEIDASTLVSQPDKRITMRMKL, from the coding sequence ATGATCTCTCCCCAGAACGTTCTTCGGCACGAGCTCATCGGCATGAACGTTCTGGTAGTCGGCGCCAGTAACAAAAGCCTCGTCGGTCTTTCCGGCAGGATCATCGATGAAACCCGGAACACGCTGGTCATCGCGACCGAGCGTGGAGAAAAGCGGATCCAGAAGAGATACAGCATCCTTCAGATCCGCCTTCCCGGGGGAGATCTCGTAGAGATCGACGCTTCAACACTGGTGTCGCAGCCTGATAAACGCATTACAATGCGCATGAAACTATAA
- a CDS encoding 30S ribosomal protein S17: MAKDIGLNVPVPEKDCGDVNCPFHGSLPVRGQVITGKVVSDRMNGTVVVERDYLHYVKKYKRYEKRSSKLHAHSTPCINAAIGDMVKIAECRPLSKTKTFVVVEVLKE, encoded by the coding sequence ATGGCAAAAGATATTGGATTGAACGTCCCGGTCCCGGAGAAGGATTGCGGCGACGTGAATTGTCCGTTTCACGGCAGTTTGCCGGTACGCGGCCAGGTGATTACCGGCAAAGTCGTGAGCGATCGTATGAACGGCACGGTCGTAGTGGAGCGTGACTACCTGCACTACGTCAAGAAATACAAACGATACGAAAAGCGCAGTTCGAAACTTCACGCTCACAGCACGCCGTGTATCAATGCGGCTATCGGTGATATGGTGAAGATTGCCGAATGCAGGCCGCTTTCCAAGACGAAGACCTTCGTTGTTGTCGAGGTGCTGAAGGAATGA
- the rpl14p gene encoding 50S ribosomal protein L14: MKAKQSTIPRALNTGSRMVCADNTGARMVQVISVDRFHGVRRRQPCLGIGDLATVTVKKGTPEMRRKLEKAVVIRQRKEMRRPNGLRVSFEDNAMVIVNERGEPKGTEIKGPVPREVAERFPKIASMATIIV, from the coding sequence ATGAAGGCGAAGCAGTCGACTATCCCGCGGGCGCTGAACACCGGTTCGAGGATGGTCTGTGCAGACAATACCGGAGCCCGTATGGTACAGGTCATCTCTGTCGACCGGTTCCACGGTGTCCGGCGGAGGCAGCCGTGCCTCGGCATCGGCGACCTTGCAACGGTGACCGTCAAGAAGGGCACTCCCGAGATGCGCCGGAAACTTGAAAAAGCGGTCGTCATCAGGCAGAGGAAAGAGATGCGCCGTCCGAACGGTCTCCGGGTCTCGTTCGAGGATAACGCAATGGTTATCGTGAACGAGCGCGGCGAGCCCAAAGGAACCGAGATCAAAGGTCCCGTCCCCCGTGAGGTGGCGGAACGTTTCCCGAAGATCGCCTCCATGGCGACGATCATTGTATGA
- the rplX gene encoding 50S ribosomal protein L24 translates to MVRVISKQPRKQRKARYTAPIHQKGRFLSASLAPALREKYSTRRTRVVTGDTVKVFRGDFAGEEGIVDGVDMNKCKLLVHGVMVTKADGTEVPRPVDPSNVQITKLNLKDKLRETRLGEGK, encoded by the coding sequence ATGGTTCGCGTAATCAGTAAACAACCCAGAAAACAGCGCAAAGCACGCTATACCGCACCCATTCATCAGAAGGGACGGTTCCTTTCCGCTTCGCTTGCTCCGGCTCTCCGGGAGAAGTACAGCACCCGCCGGACCCGGGTCGTCACGGGAGATACCGTCAAGGTCTTCCGCGGCGATTTTGCCGGCGAAGAGGGCATTGTCGACGGAGTCGATATGAACAAGTGCAAACTGCTTGTGCACGGTGTGATGGTGACCAAGGCCGACGGAACCGAGGTTCCGCGTCCGGTCGATCCCTCAAACGTGCAGATCACGAAGCTCAACCTCAAGGACAAACTGCGTGAGACGAGACTTGGGGAGGGTAAATAA
- a CDS encoding 30S ribosomal protein S4e, with product MSKHLKRLVAPDSWHIPKKVKKFVSKTAPGPHNAQAMPIGVWLREHAKLANNMKEVKQILSQRAVIVNGKPVSDPKLGIGVFDIIAIPKIGRYYRIQLDMRGRLVSVEIPEEAAQARLCRIRDKTIVRGGKVQLNLNYGANVIADNTYKPKDSIVLTLGGENRFTITDHFPFAIGNTAMIIGGRHSGKIGTVVEITKTPSSVPNRVTLEDTGSNTRFDTIEEYIFMVGKSGYVPGELKLEAEE from the coding sequence ATGTCGAAGCATCTGAAGCGTCTGGTGGCACCCGACTCCTGGCATATTCCAAAGAAAGTAAAGAAATTCGTATCGAAGACGGCTCCGGGCCCGCACAACGCACAGGCGATGCCGATCGGTGTCTGGCTCCGGGAGCACGCGAAGCTCGCCAACAATATGAAAGAGGTCAAGCAGATCCTCTCGCAGCGCGCCGTCATCGTGAACGGTAAGCCTGTCTCTGACCCGAAGCTCGGTATCGGGGTCTTTGATATTATCGCGATCCCGAAGATCGGCCGGTACTACCGGATTCAGCTCGACATGCGCGGCAGGCTGGTCTCCGTCGAGATCCCCGAGGAAGCGGCACAGGCCCGTCTCTGCAGAATCCGTGACAAGACGATCGTCAGGGGCGGCAAAGTGCAGCTCAACCTCAACTACGGTGCTAACGTCATCGCCGACAACACCTACAAGCCGAAGGACTCGATTGTCCTCACGCTCGGCGGCGAGAACCGTTTCACGATCACGGATCACTTCCCCTTCGCGATCGGCAACACGGCCATGATCATCGGTGGACGCCACTCCGGCAAGATCGGCACCGTCGTCGAGATCACGAAGACCCCGAGCAGTGTTCCAAACCGCGTGACACTCGAGGACACGGGGTCGAACACCCGGTTCGACACCATCGAAGAGTACATCTTCATGGTCGGCAAGTCCGGATATGTCCCCGGCGAACTGAAGCTGGAGGCTGAAGAATGA
- a CDS encoding 50S ribosomal protein L5, with translation MTAMQDIYIDKVIVHMGVGESGERLVKAEDIVKAITGQKPVRTIAKRTQPAFGIRKGAPIGCKVTLRRKTAESFVETALAIIERNLATSQFDRTGNVSFGIEEHTDFPGMSYDPTIGIYGMDINVVLERKGVRIARRSVERRKLPAKQKVSKDEAIAFMRERYQVEV, from the coding sequence ATGACCGCAATGCAGGATATCTATATCGATAAGGTCATTGTTCACATGGGCGTCGGCGAGAGCGGCGAGCGACTGGTGAAAGCTGAAGATATCGTAAAAGCTATCACCGGCCAGAAACCCGTCCGCACCATCGCAAAGAGAACGCAGCCGGCGTTCGGTATCAGGAAGGGCGCTCCGATCGGGTGCAAGGTCACCCTCCGGAGAAAGACCGCAGAGTCGTTCGTAGAGACCGCTCTCGCCATTATCGAGCGGAACCTTGCCACATCGCAGTTCGACCGGACGGGCAACGTCTCTTTCGGTATCGAAGAGCACACCGACTTTCCGGGTATGAGCTACGATCCGACGATCGGTATCTACGGCATGGACATCAATGTCGTGCTTGAGCGCAAGGGCGTTCGGATCGCACGAAGATCCGTTGAACGGCGAAAGCTCCCGGCCAAGCAGAAGGTAAGCAAGGACGAAGCGATAGCGTTCATGCGTGAGCGCTACCAGGTGGAGGTGTAA
- a CDS encoding 30S ribosomal protein S14 — protein sequence MAEQKTNTPEGSSVKKFGRGANECRICARKQGLVRRYNIYFCRQCFREWASKMGFKKMN from the coding sequence ATGGCAGAACAGAAGACAAACACCCCCGAAGGAAGTTCTGTAAAGAAGTTCGGCCGTGGTGCGAACGAGTGCCGGATCTGCGCACGAAAGCAGGGTCTCGTACGCCGGTACAATATCTACTTCTGCCGCCAGTGCTTCCGCGAGTGGGCATCGAAGATGGGCTTTAAGAAGATGAACTGA
- a CDS encoding 30S ribosomal protein S8, translating into MARLNPIADAMCSIKNAGDVGKSEVYIEPASKLLGAMLRIMEEKNYIAGFEFIEDGRGGQFRVQLRGTINKCGAVSQRFAVGLDEMEYWESQFLPAKNFGILIVSTSRGVMSHEQARAEGIGGQLLGYVY; encoded by the coding sequence ATGGCACGATTAAATCCAATTGCCGACGCGATGTGCAGCATCAAGAACGCCGGTGATGTAGGTAAGAGCGAAGTATACATCGAACCGGCCAGCAAACTCCTCGGCGCAATGCTGCGCATCATGGAGGAGAAGAACTATATCGCCGGCTTCGAGTTCATCGAGGACGGACGTGGCGGTCAGTTCCGCGTCCAGCTTCGTGGTACCATCAACAAATGCGGTGCAGTCTCGCAGCGGTTTGCAGTGGGTCTCGATGAGATGGAATACTGGGAGTCGCAGTTTCTCCCTGCCAAGAACTTCGGCATTCTCATCGTCTCCACGTCACGCGGCGTCATGTCTCACGAACAGGCACGGGCCGAAGGTATCGGCGGTCAGCTGTTGGGATACGTCTACTAG
- a CDS encoding 50S ribosomal protein L6 codes for MGITRTVEIPGDVTVTLEGTILKVSGPKGSNERDMRYPQIKIVIENDELVISTRSDKKQFLAMCGTIAAHSKNMIRGVREGFEYNMKVVYSHFPIQMKLQNDRLEINNFLGEKQPRIAKIVPGVTVKVGNDEVTVSGIDKEKVGNTAANIEHATRITKRDPRVFQDGIYIIEKA; via the coding sequence ATGGGAATCACAAGAACTGTTGAGATCCCGGGCGACGTGACTGTCACCCTCGAAGGGACGATCCTGAAGGTCTCCGGTCCGAAAGGCAGCAACGAGCGCGATATGCGGTACCCGCAGATCAAGATCGTGATTGAGAACGACGAACTCGTCATCTCCACGCGCTCCGACAAGAAGCAGTTCCTCGCAATGTGCGGAACGATTGCAGCACATTCGAAGAACATGATCCGGGGTGTCCGGGAGGGCTTTGAGTACAACATGAAAGTGGTGTACAGCCATTTCCCGATCCAGATGAAACTGCAGAACGATCGCCTTGAGATCAACAACTTCCTTGGCGAGAAGCAGCCCCGTATCGCGAAGATCGTTCCGGGCGTGACCGTGAAGGTCGGCAACGACGAGGTCACCGTGAGCGGCATCGACAAGGAGAAGGTAGGTAACACTGCAGCGAATATCGAGCACGCCACCAGGATCACCAAGCGCGATCCCCGCGTGTTCCAGGATGGTATCTATATCATCGAGAAGGCGTGA
- a CDS encoding 50S ribosomal protein L32e: protein MEMEERKRLIRVRSQHNKPSFKRRGLAQKKQLEDTWRRPRGLHNKQRRQFKAKGAIPQAGYGSPAAVRGFHPSGYEEVLVFAPSELAGVNPETQAVRIGGTVGGRKRVIIQEQALRLGLKVLNAKAVTAPETESAPEVSENE from the coding sequence ATGGAGATGGAAGAGAGGAAGAGATTAATCCGTGTCCGTTCACAGCACAACAAGCCGAGCTTCAAGCGCAGAGGCCTTGCGCAGAAGAAGCAGCTTGAGGACACATGGAGACGCCCGCGCGGTCTGCACAACAAGCAGCGGAGACAGTTCAAGGCCAAGGGAGCAATCCCTCAGGCAGGATACGGAAGCCCTGCTGCGGTACGCGGATTCCACCCGAGCGGATACGAAGAAGTACTGGTCTTTGCTCCGAGCGAACTTGCCGGAGTGAACCCGGAGACCCAGGCCGTCAGGATCGGCGGAACGGTCGGCGGGAGAAAGCGCGTGATCATCCAGGAGCAGGCACTCAGACTCGGCCTGAAAGTCCTGAACGCAAAGGCAGTCACTGCCCCGGAGACGGAGTCTGCACCCGAGGTGAGCGAGAATGAGTGA
- a CDS encoding 50S ribosomal protein L19e: MSDLANQKRISASILKCGLNRVWLDPERMADIEAAISRDDLRGLIDEGAIKARRVKGNSRGRARETIAKRAYGHRKGPGSRKGAAGARNPSKRVWIRKIRAQRRVLREMRDDGTIERPLYRLMYRRSSGGQFRSVAHLKAQVELQAGRMK; this comes from the coding sequence ATGAGTGATCTCGCCAACCAGAAGCGGATCTCCGCTTCGATCCTGAAGTGCGGTCTGAACCGCGTGTGGCTCGACCCCGAGCGGATGGCGGACATTGAGGCTGCAATCTCCCGTGATGACCTGCGTGGTCTCATCGACGAGGGCGCGATCAAGGCACGGCGCGTGAAAGGAAACAGCCGTGGCAGGGCACGCGAGACGATCGCCAAGAGGGCATACGGTCACCGTAAGGGCCCCGGGTCGAGAAAGGGTGCCGCAGGCGCCCGTAACCCGAGCAAACGCGTCTGGATCCGTAAGATCCGTGCACAGCGCCGGGTACTCCGCGAGATGCGGGACGACGGAACCATCGAGCGCCCCCTGTATCGTCTGATGTACCGGCGATCTTCGGGTGGTCAGTTCCGGAGCGTTGCACACCTGAAAGCACAGGTGGAACTCCAGGCTGGGAGGATGAAATAA
- a CDS encoding 50S ribosomal protein L18, producing MATGPRYFVPFRRRKEGKTDYYKRMNLLVADAPRMVVRKTNRQIIVQLVVPEMIGDKTLVAAYSSELAAYGYEGSTSNTPAAYLTGMLFAAKALNAGYDEAILDIGLHRAKPGARVFAALKGAVDAGLEVPYGESILPDESRLKGTHIAEYAPERAGNLVENVEKVADAIMKELA from the coding sequence ATGGCAACCGGACCAAGATACTTTGTTCCCTTCCGCAGGAGAAAGGAAGGGAAAACCGACTACTACAAACGTATGAACCTCCTGGTCGCCGATGCACCCCGCATGGTCGTCCGGAAGACGAACCGCCAGATCATCGTGCAGCTGGTCGTCCCTGAGATGATCGGCGACAAGACGCTGGTCGCGGCGTACTCGAGCGAGCTTGCTGCATACGGGTATGAGGGTTCGACGTCGAACACGCCCGCAGCATACCTCACCGGAATGCTCTTTGCCGCAAAGGCACTGAACGCAGGATACGACGAGGCAATCCTGGATATCGGCCTGCACAGGGCAAAACCCGGCGCACGGGTCTTTGCCGCACTGAAAGGTGCGGTCGACGCCGGGCTTGAGGTACCGTACGGGGAGTCCATTCTTCCCGACGAGAGCCGCCTCAAAGGTACCCATATCGCGGAGTATGCTCCCGAAAGGGCCGGGAATTTAGTTGAGAACGTAGAAAAAGTGGCAGATGCCATCATGAAGGAGCTGGCGTGA